The following nucleotide sequence is from Synechococcus sp. KORDI-52.
GCTGAAGCTGAAGTGGCACCCGCTGATCGAATTCGCATTGGGATCGTCGGAATTCCCTCTCGGATGCGAACGGTTCGCTCCCTGTTGAGGATCCTTGCCAAATTCCCGCAGACCGTGGACGAGGTGGTGGTGATTCATGCCCCCGGGTTGGAGCCGGATCAGCCGCTGTTCGACCCAGGACAGTTGGAGGAGCTTGAAGCTTGTGGGATGAAGGTGCGCTCCAGCACCGATCTTCAGACTGAAGTGCCCGACTTGGATGTCGTTTACATCAATGCCATTGCCTGGGTGGGCGATTCCTATGAAGTCCATGGCGGAGGATTCCGCCTCACCCGCGATATGCCCTTCAAACCGGAAGCGATCGTGCTCCATCCCTTGGCCCGGGGAGCGGAACTCAGCACCTGTCTGGATGACACGCCCCACAACTGGTATTTCAGCCAGGCCCGGGGAGCCGTGTTCCTGCGGATGGCCCTGCTCACCTGCATGGTGGATCGGGCCGAACGCGTGATGGATGTGATCTGAGGCGGGCTGATGTGCGGAATCGGAGGTGTTTTCAATGCCGACCGTCGTCAGACGGTGGATCGCCAGCTGCTGGTCAACATGGCGGCGATTCAGGCCCATCGCGGGCCCGATGGTTTCGGCGTTGAGGTGCTCGATCAGGCCGGCGTCGGCTTCTGCCATGCCCGCCTCTCGATCATTGACCTGAACGAGTCACGGGCCCGGCAGCCCTTCCTCACCGATGACGGTGAGGTGCTGATGGCCCACAACGGTGAGTTTTACGACTTCCAGCGGATCAGGGCAGACCTCACCGCCCAGGGGGTGCGCTTCAGCAGCAAGAGCGATTCGGAGATCCTGCTGCGGCTGTACCAACGCCAGGGCTTGGAGGCGACCCTGCCGCAGTTGCGCGGTGAGTTTGCCTTCGCCTTGTTTGATCGGGCGGAAGACTGCCTCTACCTGGTGCGGGACCGCTTCGGCATCAAACCGCAGTACTGGGCGATGACGCCCGAGGGTCTGGTGTTCGGTTCCGAGTTGAAGGTGCTGTTCGCCCATCCGGCGGTGGAGCGACGCTTCACCTCGGAGGGTCTGTTTCACCAGTTGATGCAGACCATGGTTCCTGGCACCACGGCCTTTGCTGGGGTGCACCAGGTGAAGCCCGGCCATGTGCTGAAGGTGCAACGGGTGAACGGGCGTCTGGAGGTGTCGGAGTCGACCTATTGGGATGTCGACTTTCCGCGTAAGGATCAGCGGGACTCCAGCCGCACTGAGGCCGACCACATCAATGCCGTTCGTGCGGCGTTGCTGGAGGCCGTTGAACTGCGCATGGTCGCCGATGTGCCTGTGGGTTGCTACCTCTCCGGCGGCATCGACAGCTGTTCCATCCTTGGTTTGGCGTCAGCCGTGAGCCAGGCACCGGTGAAGGCCTTCACCATCGGATTTGATGATGCCCGTTACGACGAGTCGCCGATTGCCCGGGAGATGGCCGAGGCCACCGGAGCAGAGCAGGATCTGATGCGGCTCTCGGGCCAGGAGCTCTATGGCCACATGGAGCGCACCATCTGGCATGCCGAGCGAACGATCTACAACACCCTGGCGGTGGCGAAGTTCTTGATGAGCCGCCACGTCAACGACGTGGATTACAAGGTTGTGATGACTGGTGAAGGCTCAGACGAGCTGTTCGGCGGCTATCCCGCCTTTCGCCGCGACATGTTTCTCCACGGTCTGGATGACCTGCCGCAGGAGGAGCGTGCCAACTGGGAAAACCTGCTGCAGCAGTCCAATTCCCTGGTGAAGGGGGCGATGCTGGCTGAAAACCAGGTGGACGATCCCGATCTCGATGCCGTGGTCGGCTTCACCCCCAGTTGCCTGCAGCCTTGGCTGGCCTGTGCGCCCTTGGTGCCGGAGCTTCTGGCGGAGTCCCACGCCGCAGCCCTGAAGGGTTACTCCCCGGGCAAGGCGATCGCCAAGCAACTGGATGCGGATCAACTGGACGGGCGCCATGCCCTGGACAAGGCCCAGTACGTCTGGATCAAGACCATGCTGGAGGGCCAGATCCTCACCTGGGGTGGTGACCGGGTCGACATGGCCAATTCCATGGAGGCGCGACCCGCTTTCCTTGATCACCATCTCGCCGCGGTGGCTGTGCAGGTGCCCCCCGAACTGCGGATTAAGGGGAAAACCGAGAAATACGTGCTGCGGGAAGCCATGGCAGGCCTGTTGCCCGAGGTGTTGTATCGGCGTGAGAAGTTCGCCTTCATGGCACCGCCGGCCCACACGGAGCCTGAGAAGTGGGAGCAGATGAAGCAGCTTGCCGATGACTACCTTAGTGATGAGGCGATCGATGCCGCTGGTTTGTTGAGCAAGGCCGGCGTGCGCGCCTTGTTTGCGCGTCACGAGGACCCGGCCACCACCGATGCGGAGCGGGTGCAGATGGATGCGGTGATCAATCACCTGCTGGGTGTGCAGATGCTGCATCGCATGTTCGTGGCTGAAGACGTGCCAGCCCTGGCCCGCCGGGAGGCGGACCGTCTGGGTTGGCGGGTGCTGATGCCTGTTTGAATTCTTTGATCAGGGTTAAATCGTTGCGCTAGCTACAGGCCGATCGGTCAGTTCGGGGGATGTTGGTAATCCCTTTGAACTGAAGGTCACGGCATTGCCAACGCTCATCTCGGCTTCTCCGACCACCCCCGCATCGAGGGTCGAGCCAGTCAAGAGTGTGGCGCGACCCAATCGTGATCGTTTGGTTGCAACGATCGAGCAGCTGGCCTGCATTGGCGCCAAGCCCGATGGCAGCGTCTGTCGACGCGGGTTCTCCCCTCAGGATGTGCAGGGCCGCGAGTTGCTGGCCCAGTGGATGAATCAGCTCGGGATGCAGGTGCGTGTCGATGCCGCAGGCAACTTGATCGGACGCCTGGAAGGCCTCGATCCCCACCGTCCTGCTTTGGTGACAGGTTCTCACCTCGACACGGTTCCCACCGGTGGGCGCTTTGACGGGGCCCTGGGGGTGTTGGCCGGTCTGGAAGCCTGCCGCGCTCTTCAAGACCAGGGCTTGCGCCTGCGGCATGGCATCGAGTTGATCGCCTTTGCCGACGAGGAGTCGACCATGGTGGGTTGCAAGGGCTTGGCGGGCACGGCCTCTGATGACCCGGAGAGTTACTCCACCAGCAACGGCCAGCCGATTCAGGACAACCTGTCGCGCATCGGCGGGCATTGGCCCTCCTTGGCTTCAGCCTGCCGCTCCGATGAGGCTTACGCCGCTTTCCTGGAGTTGCATGTTGAACAGGGTGGTGTTCTCGAGCAACGCGGCGATGCCATCGGTGTTGTGGAGGGTGTTGTTGGTCAACGTCGGTTCAGCATCAATGTGCAGGGCCAGGCCAACCATGCCGGCACCACACCCATGGGCCTGCGACAGGACGCCCTCGTGGCGGCCTCGCGTCTTGTTCTCGCTGTCGAGGCCATGGCCTCCCGTCATGCCGGCGATCCGGTGGCGACGGTGGGTCGACTGGAGGTTTGGCCCAATGCCGCCAACGTTGTCCCCGGCGCTGTCGCCCTGACCGTTGACCTGAGGGACGTGGATTCGACGGTTCTCGATCAGTTGGTGGAGCAGTTGATGCAGCAGGTGGAACGCATCGGTGCTGAAACGGGCTGCCCGATCGCGGTGGACCCTCAGTTCAGTGTTGATCCCACCCCTGCCGATACCCTGGTGATGGCCACGATTGCCGAGGCAGCAGCCGATCTTGGCCTCTCCCACAGCCATCTCCCCAGCCGAGCCAGCCACGATGCACAGGAGGTTGGCCGTCGTTGGCCGATGGGCATGATTTTTGTGCCCAGCCGGGGCGGCTTGAGTCATTCAGCTGCCGAGTTCACCAGTGACGAACAGTGTTGGGCGGGCACTGCGGTGCTGCTGGAAACGTTGCAACGGCTCGACCGTCAGCTGCCGTGACCTTTTCGATCCTGGCCCGTGATCCCAGCAACGGTCGTTTTGGCGTGGCCGTTGCCACCTGTCATCTGGCCGTTGGATCCACCGTGCCCCACATCCGCGCCGGGGTTGGTGCGGTCGCCACCCAGGCCCACACCAATCCGTATCTGGGGATTTGTGGTCTTGAGCGCCTGGAGCAGAGTTCGGATGCCGAGAGCGTTCTGGGCAGCCTTCTGGCGGATGATCAGCACCGTGATCGGCGTCAGTTTCATCTGATTGATCTGGACGGTCGCACAGCCTGTTGGACGGGTCAGGATTGTGGCCCTTGGGCAGGGCATCGCCATCATCGTGATCTGTCTGTTGCCGGCAATTGCTTGGCGGACGAAGGCGTGTTGGAGGCGATGGAGCAGGCCTTTTTGACCAGTAACCCCAGTTTGAAACTGGGCCGCCGGTTGATGCTTGCTCTGCAGGCTGGGGAAGCCGCTGGTGGTGATCACCGCTCCAGCCTTTGCACTTCAGCAGCGGTGCAGGTGAGTGGTGAAGCTGCTTTCCCGCTGTTGGATCTGCGCGTTGATTTCGATGAGCGTGCCGTGGGGCAGTTGATGGAAGTGTACGAACGCAGCCAAGCGCTTTGGGCTCAGGAGTGGAGGGATGAACTGTCGGAGTTGCCGATGCTCAACCGTTTGGTGGCTTGAGCCTTCTCTATCTCTTGCAACACTAAAAAGTCCTGCAACACAGCTGTGTGCAGGACTGATTTGAAATCAGAGGATTCAGTTGGGAACGGAAGCTTCCCACTCAACGTTCAAGCCAGCCTGACGTGCATCGGTGATCAGATCGTCAATGCAATCCATGCCAAAGGCGGCTTGCCCAGACAGCAATGAATCCCATTCTTGAGAAGGAAAGTGGGTTTGCAGCCAGAACACGCCGTGCACGCTGGAGGGATTCACCCGCACGAGGCCTTGATCGAGGCGAGAAGCGATGAGGTCCAACGTCGTTGCTGAAGCTGAACCTATTACGCCCTATTCATTGAATTGAATTTGTCCCCCTTGCTACGGATTGAGAAGTTGGCCTAGCGGGTGTAGTTCACGCCGCGGTAGGTGAGCTTCGCCTGACTTGGGCTGTTGCTGATCTGACGCGCTTGGTACACGTTGCGGCGGTAGACCAGTTGGACGCCGGGTTTCCCCTGGCTGGCATTGCTTTGCTGGTACTGGTGCCCGCGATAGAGAAGGGTGGTCATGGGATGGTCCTCGAAGCAAGCTCAGGTCCCCGTTCCATGGCCTGAGGCGAACTGCGCTTCGCGTGATGCGAAGTGAACGATCGGTAGCTGTTGCTACAAAACAATTGAAGCGCCTGCGCCGGTTGGGTGATGTTCGCAGTGATACCTGTTCAGAAAAGTTTTCGGTTCTGTTTACTTTTGTCCGTAGGAATTAGTGGGCCTCGCTGATCTCAACCAGCTGATCGAGCGCAGCCTCGAAGAAGAGTCGGCCTTGCTCCTGGAGCGTCGCGCCCAGCCTGCGCCAGTCCCGGGTCAGGCGATCGGGCCCTCCAGGTCCAATGGCGCTCACCACGTAGTCATGGTCGTTGGCGATCCAGCGTTGCAGAGCATCACCGTCGATCTCGAGGTGGCACTGCAGGCCAATGGCGTGGGCTCCGATCCGAAACACCTGTTCTGCACAGTGCAGCGATGAACCCAGCAGGGTTGCATCAGCCGGCAGTTGGATCCGATCGCCATGCCAATGCAGCACCAGGCTGCTGCTTTGTTGCCCTTTGAGCAGAGCCTCATCAACTGGATCCGCGATCCAGTGGATCGCGCCGAGGCCCAGTTCCTTGAGCTGCTGTGGTGGTGCTCCCACCTGCAGCGGTCGCACGCTGCCCCCTGCAGCAGCAGCCAAGAGCTGCGCCCCCAGGCAGATGCCCAGCACC
It contains:
- the asnB gene encoding asparagine synthase (glutamine-hydrolyzing) — encoded protein: MCGIGGVFNADRRQTVDRQLLVNMAAIQAHRGPDGFGVEVLDQAGVGFCHARLSIIDLNESRARQPFLTDDGEVLMAHNGEFYDFQRIRADLTAQGVRFSSKSDSEILLRLYQRQGLEATLPQLRGEFAFALFDRAEDCLYLVRDRFGIKPQYWAMTPEGLVFGSELKVLFAHPAVERRFTSEGLFHQLMQTMVPGTTAFAGVHQVKPGHVLKVQRVNGRLEVSESTYWDVDFPRKDQRDSSRTEADHINAVRAALLEAVELRMVADVPVGCYLSGGIDSCSILGLASAVSQAPVKAFTIGFDDARYDESPIAREMAEATGAEQDLMRLSGQELYGHMERTIWHAERTIYNTLAVAKFLMSRHVNDVDYKVVMTGEGSDELFGGYPAFRRDMFLHGLDDLPQEERANWENLLQQSNSLVKGAMLAENQVDDPDLDAVVGFTPSCLQPWLACAPLVPELLAESHAAALKGYSPGKAIAKQLDADQLDGRHALDKAQYVWIKTMLEGQILTWGGDRVDMANSMEARPAFLDHHLAAVAVQVPPELRIKGKTEKYVLREAMAGLLPEVLYRREKFAFMAPPAHTEPEKWEQMKQLADDYLSDEAIDAAGLLSKAGVRALFARHEDPATTDAERVQMDAVINHLLGVQMLHRMFVAEDVPALARREADRLGWRVLMPV
- a CDS encoding type 1 glutamine amidotransferase — its product is MVQHVDHEDAALVGALARQRGMTLQTLRPNRGETLPDPRACTNSIALVLGGPMSVNDRDQPDMDWLRQELDWLRAWHQQRRPVLGICLGAQLLAAAAGGSVRPLQVGAPPQQLKELGLGAIHWIADPVDEALLKGQQSSSLVLHWHGDRIQLPADATLLGSSLHCAEQVFRIGAHAIGLQCHLEIDGDALQRWIANDHDYVVSAIGPGGPDRLTRDWRRLGATLQEQGRLFFEAALDQLVEISEAH
- a CDS encoding Zn-dependent hydrolase, whose product is MPTLISASPTTPASRVEPVKSVARPNRDRLVATIEQLACIGAKPDGSVCRRGFSPQDVQGRELLAQWMNQLGMQVRVDAAGNLIGRLEGLDPHRPALVTGSHLDTVPTGGRFDGALGVLAGLEACRALQDQGLRLRHGIELIAFADEESTMVGCKGLAGTASDDPESYSTSNGQPIQDNLSRIGGHWPSLASACRSDEAYAAFLELHVEQGGVLEQRGDAIGVVEGVVGQRRFSINVQGQANHAGTTPMGLRQDALVAASRLVLAVEAMASRHAGDPVATVGRLEVWPNAANVVPGAVALTVDLRDVDSTVLDQLVEQLMQQVERIGAETGCPIAVDPQFSVDPTPADTLVMATIAEAAADLGLSHSHLPSRASHDAQEVGRRWPMGMIFVPSRGGLSHSAAEFTSDEQCWAGTAVLLETLQRLDRQLP
- a CDS encoding DUF4278 domain-containing protein, coding for MTTLLYRGHQYQQSNASQGKPGVQLVYRRNVYQARQISNSPSQAKLTYRGVNYTR
- a CDS encoding DUF1028 domain-containing protein — protein: MTFSILARDPSNGRFGVAVATCHLAVGSTVPHIRAGVGAVATQAHTNPYLGICGLERLEQSSDAESVLGSLLADDQHRDRRQFHLIDLDGRTACWTGQDCGPWAGHRHHRDLSVAGNCLADEGVLEAMEQAFLTSNPSLKLGRRLMLALQAGEAAGGDHRSSLCTSAAVQVSGEAAFPLLDLRVDFDERAVGQLMEVYERSQALWAQEWRDELSELPMLNRLVA